A stretch of the Candidatus Nanopelagicales bacterium genome encodes the following:
- a CDS encoding acyl-CoA carboxylase subunit epsilon has product MDDSGAQERPVLRVVSGNPTPEDIAALVAVVAAASAGGGDAGAPAVPSEWTDRSRMLRKPLQPGPHAWWASGLPS; this is encoded by the coding sequence ATGGACGACTCCGGGGCGCAGGAGCGGCCGGTGCTGCGGGTGGTGTCGGGTAACCCGACGCCGGAGGACATCGCGGCGCTGGTCGCGGTCGTGGCCGCGGCATCGGCCGGTGGCGGCGACGCGGGGGCGCCGGCGGTGCCGTCGGAGTGGACCGACCGGTCGCGGATGCTGCGCAAGCCGTTGCAGCCGGGGCCGCACGCGTGGTGGGCCTCGGGGCTGCCGTCATGA
- a CDS encoding acyl-CoA carboxylase subunit beta, protein MSAPAPETAAADRPDRQTTAGKIADLAARREEAQGRRQAAVDKQHKKGKQTAMERIEALLDPGSFQQLDGLARHRSHAFGLEKTRPYGDGVVTGYGTVDGRPVCVFAQDFTVFGGSLGEVFGEKIVKVMDLAMKTGCPVIGINDSGGARIQEGVVSLGLYGEIFMRNVQASGVVPQISLIMGPCAGGAVYSPAITDFTVMVDKTSHMFITGPDVIKTVTGEDVEFEELGGARTHNSKSGVAHYMAEDEADALDYVRALLSYLPSNNLSEPPVFDVEADLDITDEDRELDTFIPDSPNQPYDMHTVIEHVLDDGEFLEVQPLFAPNLIVGFGRVEGRAVGVVANQPMQFAGTLDIDASEKAARFVRTCDAFNVPVLTFVDVPGFLPGTDQEWDGIIRRGAKLIYAYCEATVPLVTVITRKAYGGAYDVMGSKHLGGDINLAWPTAEIAVMGAQGAVNILYRKELAAAADPDAERARLIAEYQETLANPYSAAERGYIDRVILPHETRTMVTRALRALRNKRATRPPKKHGNIPL, encoded by the coding sequence ATGAGCGCGCCCGCGCCCGAGACCGCCGCCGCCGACCGCCCGGATCGGCAGACCACGGCTGGCAAGATCGCCGACCTCGCCGCCCGCCGCGAGGAGGCCCAGGGCCGCCGCCAGGCCGCGGTGGACAAGCAGCACAAGAAGGGCAAGCAGACCGCCATGGAGCGCATCGAGGCGCTCCTGGACCCGGGCTCGTTCCAGCAGCTCGACGGCCTGGCCCGGCACCGCTCGCACGCGTTCGGGCTGGAGAAGACCCGGCCGTACGGCGACGGCGTGGTCACCGGCTACGGCACCGTCGACGGGCGCCCGGTGTGCGTGTTCGCGCAGGACTTCACCGTGTTCGGCGGGTCGCTGGGCGAGGTGTTCGGCGAGAAGATCGTCAAGGTCATGGACCTGGCCATGAAGACCGGCTGCCCGGTCATCGGCATCAACGACTCCGGCGGCGCCCGGATCCAGGAGGGCGTGGTCTCCCTCGGCCTGTACGGCGAGATCTTCATGCGCAACGTGCAGGCGTCCGGCGTGGTGCCGCAGATCTCGCTGATCATGGGCCCCTGCGCGGGCGGCGCGGTCTACTCCCCCGCGATCACCGACTTCACCGTCATGGTCGACAAGACCTCGCACATGTTCATCACCGGTCCCGACGTCATCAAGACGGTCACCGGCGAGGACGTGGAGTTCGAGGAGCTCGGCGGGGCACGGACCCACAACAGCAAGTCAGGTGTCGCCCACTACATGGCCGAGGACGAGGCCGACGCGCTGGACTACGTGCGCGCCCTGCTGTCGTACCTGCCGAGCAACAACCTGTCCGAGCCGCCGGTGTTCGACGTCGAGGCCGACCTCGACATCACCGACGAGGACCGCGAGCTCGACACCTTCATCCCGGACTCGCCGAACCAGCCGTACGACATGCACACGGTGATCGAGCACGTCCTCGACGACGGCGAGTTCCTCGAGGTGCAGCCGCTGTTCGCGCCCAACCTGATCGTCGGCTTCGGCCGGGTCGAGGGCCGCGCGGTCGGCGTCGTGGCCAACCAGCCGATGCAGTTCGCGGGGACGCTGGACATCGACGCCTCGGAGAAGGCCGCGCGGTTCGTGCGCACCTGCGACGCGTTCAACGTGCCGGTGCTGACGTTCGTCGACGTGCCCGGCTTCCTGCCCGGTACGGACCAGGAGTGGGACGGCATCATCCGCCGCGGCGCGAAGCTGATCTACGCGTACTGCGAGGCGACCGTCCCGCTTGTCACCGTCATCACGCGGAAGGCCTATGGCGGCGCGTACGACGTCATGGGGTCCAAGCACCTCGGCGGCGACATCAACCTCGCCTGGCCGACCGCCGAGATCGCCGTCATGGGGGCGCAGGGCGCGGTGAACATCCTGTACCGCAAGGAGTTGGCGGCCGCCGCTGACCCGGACGCGGAGCGGGCGCGGCTGATCGCGGAGTACCAGGAGACCCTGGCCAACCCCTACTCCGCGGCCGAACGCGGCTACATCGACCGGGTGATCCTGCCGCACGAGACGCGCACCATGGTGACCCGCGCGCTCCGAGCGCTGCGCAACAAGCGGGCGACCCGCCCGCCGAAGAAGCACGGGAACATTCCGCTGTGA
- a CDS encoding sensor domain-containing diguanylate cyclase, which produces MDEQPTPVAGDAESRLRALTDFAKAVGSARWSEDVLLGVAEEARRALDADHLSLSRWERGSGWLRTLVNVGELGPYEEQRPSTEIYPVSVYPLALRLLESGSPFLASIPAGADPRDSEESLLQELGKGSGLGLPVHVDGQVWGEMFATRRTDRPAFVPADLDFGQAVAVQVAAGIAQAEHLAKVEALAYADPLTGLANRRVLDDRLDVAMGRHAAEGIPVTLVVADLNDLKGINDRRGHDAGDAVLRAFADVLSQVTGDLPGAIAARLGGDEFAILAPDLPADRVVEAAERLCAQARRSLPAGTSCGVASTEDLPEPGLTGAGLFRIADAAQYRAKRTGLREPVVAGRSIGLVDEPTVRLERRAFRGRSLTVEGVLSAVARALDECERTDPASRLYAASEAVAVLGDVCSWFVSRVAAGDDRFRTVGSDVSRLPETYLSDFNAFFDDADGYAVSDFPASQRACEGRAVVVAADDPEADPAEVAILAAGGFVEMVMAGGQDASGDRWLVELFADELSVPVTDYALALRAGVAMALAGGSAVTVLPDADVAGGSKRPGEPEPVSG; this is translated from the coding sequence GTGGACGAGCAGCCGACTCCCGTCGCCGGCGACGCCGAGTCGCGGCTGCGGGCGCTCACCGACTTCGCCAAGGCGGTGGGGTCCGCCCGGTGGTCCGAGGACGTACTGCTCGGCGTCGCGGAGGAGGCCCGCCGCGCCCTGGACGCCGACCACCTGTCGCTGTCCCGCTGGGAGCGTGGCTCCGGCTGGCTGCGCACCCTGGTCAACGTGGGCGAGTTGGGTCCGTACGAAGAGCAGCGGCCCTCGACCGAGATCTACCCGGTGTCGGTCTACCCGCTGGCGCTGCGGCTGCTCGAGAGCGGCTCGCCGTTCCTCGCCTCGATCCCCGCGGGTGCCGATCCGCGCGACAGCGAGGAGTCGCTCCTGCAGGAGCTGGGCAAGGGCTCCGGCCTCGGACTCCCCGTCCACGTGGACGGGCAGGTCTGGGGCGAGATGTTCGCCACCCGTCGCACCGACAGGCCCGCGTTCGTCCCGGCGGATCTCGACTTCGGGCAGGCGGTGGCGGTGCAGGTGGCCGCCGGGATCGCGCAGGCCGAGCACCTGGCCAAGGTGGAGGCCCTGGCGTACGCCGACCCCCTCACGGGCCTGGCCAACCGGCGCGTCCTGGACGACCGGCTCGACGTGGCCATGGGCCGGCACGCGGCCGAGGGCATCCCTGTCACCCTGGTCGTCGCGGACCTCAACGACCTCAAGGGGATCAACGACCGGCGGGGGCATGACGCGGGCGATGCCGTGCTGCGGGCGTTCGCCGACGTGCTGTCCCAGGTGACCGGCGACCTGCCGGGTGCGATCGCGGCCCGGCTCGGCGGTGACGAGTTCGCCATCCTGGCGCCGGACCTGCCCGCCGACCGGGTGGTCGAGGCCGCGGAGCGGCTGTGCGCCCAGGCCCGTCGTTCGCTGCCCGCGGGCACCTCCTGCGGGGTCGCGTCTACCGAGGACCTGCCCGAGCCGGGACTGACCGGGGCCGGCCTGTTCCGGATCGCCGACGCGGCCCAGTACCGCGCCAAGCGGACCGGGCTGCGCGAGCCGGTGGTCGCTGGTCGCAGCATCGGTCTGGTGGACGAGCCCACCGTCCGGCTTGAGCGGCGGGCCTTCCGCGGCCGCAGCCTCACCGTCGAGGGCGTGCTGTCCGCGGTGGCGCGCGCCCTCGACGAGTGCGAGCGGACCGATCCCGCGTCCCGGCTGTACGCCGCCTCCGAGGCCGTCGCGGTGCTCGGGGACGTCTGCTCCTGGTTCGTCTCCCGGGTGGCCGCCGGGGACGACCGGTTCCGCACCGTCGGCTCGGACGTGTCGCGGCTGCCGGAGACGTACCTGTCCGACTTCAACGCCTTCTTCGACGACGCCGACGGCTACGCCGTCTCGGACTTCCCGGCGTCCCAGCGCGCCTGCGAGGGGCGGGCGGTCGTGGTCGCCGCCGACGATCCTGAGGCCGACCCGGCCGAGGTGGCGATCCTGGCCGCCGGAGGGTTCGTGGAGATGGTGATGGCCGGCGGGCAGGACGCGTCCGGCGACCGGTGGCTGGTGGAGCTGTTCGCCGACGAGCTGTCGGTCCCGGTGACCGACTACGCCCTCGCCCTGCGCGCCGGCGTCGCGATGGCCCTCGCGGGTGGCTCGGCGGTGACCGTGCTGCCGGACGCCGACGTGGCTGGCGGCAGCAAGCGGCCGGGCGAGCCGGAGCCCGTCAGCGGCTGA
- a CDS encoding PH domain-containing protein, whose amino-acid sequence MGYPSKLLGDGEKIEFAMKPHWRALIPPLLWLLGLIFIGVFVWTKWGDWFADNDGIRSIGRWVIALGGLFILIVFTIRPFLYWLTTDYVFTNRRIIVRTGFIAKSGRDVPLSKVNNVSFDISVLGRMLNYGRLSIVSASDESLIINDVPNVEAIQREVNRLHEEDDARRRRMGSDPSDGA is encoded by the coding sequence ATGGGATACCCGAGCAAGCTGTTGGGCGACGGCGAGAAGATCGAGTTCGCGATGAAGCCGCACTGGCGTGCGCTCATCCCGCCGCTGCTGTGGCTGCTCGGCCTGATCTTCATCGGCGTGTTCGTCTGGACCAAGTGGGGCGACTGGTTCGCTGACAACGACGGGATCCGCAGCATCGGCCGGTGGGTCATCGCCCTCGGCGGCCTGTTCATCCTCATCGTCTTCACGATCCGGCCGTTCCTCTACTGGCTGACGACCGACTACGTGTTCACCAACCGTCGGATCATCGTGCGCACCGGCTTCATCGCGAAGTCCGGCCGGGATGTTCCGCTGTCGAAGGTGAACAACGTGTCCTTCGACATCAGCGTGCTGGGCCGGATGCTCAACTACGGCCGGCTGAGCATCGTCTCCGCATCGGACGAGTCGCTGATCATCAACGACGTGCCCAACGTCGAGGCGATCCAGCGCGAGGTGAACCGGCTGCACGAGGAGGACGACGCCCGTCGCCGTCGGATGGGTAGCGACCCGAGCGACGGGGCGTGA
- a CDS encoding adenylate/guanylate cyclase domain-containing protein yields MTPEPRTPTDLQELLLGGPPHYTREQLSDVSGVSADQARRLWRAMGFADVGDALAFTDADLTALLRLKALADRGLIDDATAIDITRSLGQTTARLADWQVEALGRVLARRSQLDDDPALSPEELGLLYEDLAELLPVMERLLVHVWRRQLSAAVGRRLGALEGVEEGEPSTATVGFADLVGFTRLSRQLESEDLAALVERFEATSSDVVAATGARLVKTLGDEVLFVAEAPPQAAETAVSLHETLSRHPDIPQLRVGLATGDVLERMGDVFGSTVNLASRLTAQARPGSTLVDSTCATGLEGNRRFSVRAIAPRPVRGVGLVRMFALTRR; encoded by the coding sequence GTGACCCCGGAACCGCGCACCCCGACCGACCTGCAGGAGCTGCTGCTCGGCGGTCCGCCCCACTACACCCGCGAGCAGCTCTCCGACGTCTCCGGCGTCTCCGCCGACCAGGCCCGGCGGCTGTGGCGCGCCATGGGTTTCGCCGACGTGGGCGACGCGCTGGCGTTCACCGACGCCGACCTGACCGCGCTGCTGCGGCTGAAGGCGCTGGCCGACCGGGGCCTCATCGACGATGCGACCGCGATCGACATCACCCGCAGCCTGGGCCAGACCACGGCCCGGCTGGCCGACTGGCAGGTGGAGGCGCTGGGCCGGGTGCTGGCCCGGCGCAGCCAGCTCGACGACGACCCGGCGCTGTCGCCGGAGGAGCTCGGGCTGCTGTACGAGGACCTCGCCGAGCTGCTGCCCGTCATGGAGCGGCTGCTCGTGCACGTGTGGCGCCGCCAGCTGTCCGCAGCCGTCGGCCGCCGGCTCGGCGCACTGGAGGGGGTCGAGGAGGGCGAGCCGTCGACGGCCACCGTGGGCTTCGCCGACCTGGTCGGCTTCACCCGGCTCAGCCGTCAGCTGGAGTCCGAGGACCTCGCCGCCCTGGTGGAACGGTTCGAGGCCACCTCCAGCGACGTGGTGGCCGCCACCGGCGCCCGGCTGGTGAAGACGCTGGGCGACGAGGTGCTGTTCGTGGCGGAGGCGCCGCCGCAGGCCGCGGAGACCGCCGTGTCCCTGCACGAGACCCTGTCCCGGCACCCCGACATCCCCCAGCTGCGGGTGGGGCTGGCCACCGGCGACGTGCTGGAGCGGATGGGGGACGTGTTCGGCTCGACCGTGAACCTGGCCAGCCGGCTGACCGCCCAGGCCCGGCCGGGCTCCACGCTGGTCGACTCCACCTGCGCCACCGGCCTGGAGGGCAACCGCCGGTTCTCGGTACGGGCCATCGCCCCCCGTCCGGTCCGCGGCGTCGGCCTGGTCCGGATGTTCGCCCTCACCCGCCGCTGA
- a CDS encoding biotin--[acetyl-CoA-carboxylase] ligase: MTTPTDPPPRRPLDPDTLAAALARAGWEGPAPVLLGAVPSTNAEIESRALAGAAEGLVVVAEEQTAGRGRLGRRWDSPASSGLTWSVLLRPDEVPQERYGWLPLLTGVAVAGALRDATGVPVALKWPNDLVVDGPDRAGGPGPRKLGGILLERLPAAGSALVVGVGLNVDSAAAELPVDQATSLAVEGADPVREDLLAAALTALGRRYRAWRSAGGDPVRSGLREAYRTACLTVGRPVRVRRAGEEDLVGTAVDVDDDGRLLVRPDGATSGASLVAVAAGDVLHVRAPGAVLPPGT, from the coding sequence GTGACCACCCCCACCGACCCGCCGCCTCGGCGCCCGCTGGACCCCGACACCCTGGCTGCCGCGCTGGCCCGCGCGGGCTGGGAGGGACCGGCCCCGGTGCTGCTCGGCGCCGTGCCCTCGACCAATGCCGAGATCGAGTCCCGGGCCCTCGCCGGGGCCGCCGAGGGCCTGGTGGTGGTGGCCGAGGAGCAGACCGCCGGGAGGGGCCGGCTGGGGCGCCGATGGGACTCCCCGGCCTCGTCCGGGCTGACCTGGTCGGTGCTGCTGCGGCCCGACGAGGTGCCCCAGGAGCGGTACGGCTGGCTGCCCCTGCTGACCGGGGTCGCCGTCGCGGGCGCGTTGCGCGACGCCACCGGCGTCCCGGTGGCCCTGAAGTGGCCCAACGACCTGGTCGTCGACGGCCCGGACCGCGCCGGAGGGCCGGGTCCGCGCAAGCTCGGCGGCATCCTGCTCGAGCGGCTGCCTGCCGCCGGGTCAGCGCTGGTGGTGGGCGTCGGCCTCAACGTGGACTCCGCCGCCGCGGAGCTGCCCGTGGACCAGGCCACGTCGCTGGCCGTCGAAGGCGCCGACCCGGTCCGGGAGGACCTGCTGGCGGCCGCCCTGACCGCGCTGGGCCGCCGTTACCGGGCCTGGCGGTCCGCCGGTGGTGACCCGGTCCGTTCCGGCCTGCGGGAGGCCTACCGCACCGCCTGCCTGACCGTGGGCCGCCCGGTCCGCGTACGCCGCGCCGGCGAGGAGGACCTGGTCGGCACCGCGGTCGACGTCGACGACGACGGCCGGCTGCTCGTACGCCCGGACGGGGCGACGTCGGGCGCCTCGCTGGTGGCGGTGGCCGCGGGGGACGTGCTGCACGTACGCGCACCCGGCGCGGTCCTCCCGCCCGGGACGTGA